Proteins encoded within one genomic window of uncultured Draconibacterium sp.:
- a CDS encoding biopolymer transporter ExbD → MAKKVPEIPGSSLADIAFMLLIFFLVTTTMDVDSGLRRKLPQWVDPDELKDQNNEINERNIFVVLVNKNNDLLVEGDYEQIENLRERAKEFLANPYNADNLPEKEPMEIPYFGQVMVTKGVISLRNDLDTQYGTYLAVQNELVAAINELRDELAKQQFGKAYEDLDGDKQDAIRKIYPQKISEAEPKGKI, encoded by the coding sequence ATGGCTAAGAAAGTACCTGAAATACCGGGCTCATCGTTGGCAGATATTGCATTTATGTTGCTGATCTTTTTCCTGGTAACAACTACGATGGACGTTGACAGCGGTCTTCGAAGAAAACTTCCACAATGGGTTGATCCTGACGAATTGAAGGATCAGAATAATGAAATCAACGAAAGGAATATCTTTGTTGTGCTCGTGAATAAAAATAACGACCTGTTAGTAGAAGGTGACTACGAACAAATTGAGAATCTACGTGAAAGGGCAAAAGAATTTCTGGCGAATCCATACAATGCTGATAATTTGCCTGAGAAAGAACCAATGGAGATACCATACTTCGGACAAGTAATGGTAACCAAAGGGGTGATTTCTTTACGAAACGATTTAGATACTCAATATGGAACCTATCTCGCTGTTCAAAACGAACTGGTTGCTGCCATTAATGAATTAAGAGACGAGTTGGCTAAACAACAGTTTGGTAAAGCATATGAAGATCTTGATGGTGATAAACAAGATGCCATCAGAAAGATTTATCCACAGAAAATTTCTGAAGCTGAACCAAAAGGTAAAATTTAA
- a CDS encoding biopolymer transporter ExbD: MSKFRKDDGKGTPEISTASLPDIVFMLLFFFMVSTTMREVTLNVKMRLPEATELSKLEKKSLVSYIYIGEPLPAFQKTFGKAPRIQLNDQFASVDEVQDFIIAEREARDEAEQPFMVTSLKIDENTRMSIVGDVKQELRKSAALNINYSSRKKAER, from the coding sequence ATGAGCAAGTTTAGAAAAGATGATGGAAAGGGAACTCCCGAGATATCAACAGCATCCTTACCTGATATTGTGTTCATGCTTCTGTTTTTCTTTATGGTAAGTACAACAATGCGTGAGGTAACACTAAATGTAAAAATGCGCCTTCCGGAAGCTACTGAATTAAGCAAGCTGGAAAAGAAATCTTTAGTAAGTTACATATATATTGGTGAGCCTCTACCTGCTTTTCAAAAAACGTTTGGTAAGGCCCCGCGTATTCAGTTGAACGATCAATTTGCATCAGTTGATGAAGTACAGGATTTCATTATTGCTGAACGCGAAGCCAGAGATGAGGCTGAACAACCATTTATGGTTACTTCATTGAAAATTGATGAGAATACAAGAATGAGTATTGTAGGTGATGTAAAGCAGGAGCTGCGTAAATCGGCTGCACTTAACATAAACTACTCGTCAAGAAAGAAAGCTGAAAGATAA